Part of the Bacillota bacterium genome, ACTGGCCGCCAGCCTGGCAATCATAATTTCGAAGATCATCCTCGCTTCATAGAGCTGTTCTGTGCTGTGTTTTTTTATAATTAACTGCAAAAAGAGCTCTTTATAAGGTTCGCCTATCGCATTTCTGACAATGGTACCCTGCTTGGTTCGCTCGATCAAACCTATCGCATGCAAAGCTTTGAGCGCTTCCCGGACTGAAGTACGTCCGACTGAAAACATTTCTGCCATTGCGCTTTCCGAAGGCAGACGATCTCCGGGAAGCAGCTTGCCTTCAACAATAAGTTCCTTTAACTGCTTTGCCACTTCATCAGCCAGGTTAATTTTTCTTACGGGGACTGTCTCCAGGGTTCTTTCTTCCAATTTTTTCTCCTCTCGGGCAGAAAGACTTTAAAAGAAAAGTCGACTGATCTCATGCACCTGTATATTTAACTTACAGGATGAAATATTTTAGCTGTCCAAACGATCAGCTTTTGGAATATATTATTAAAAAAAACTGGTTAAGTCAAATAAATCAAGTAAATTCGCCGGAATTTAATAATTTTACACAATAGATTCAGCAGGGAATTAAGCTCTGGATGTCGAATTTT contains:
- a CDS encoding FadR/GntR family transcriptional regulator; this encodes MEERTLETVPVRKINLADEVAKQLKELIVEGKLLPGDRLPSESAMAEMFSVGRTSVREALKALHAIGLIERTKQGTIVRNAIGEPYKELFLQLIIKKHSTEQLYEARMIFEIMIARLAASRATEEDLEEMRKHLSRMKSKKYDEYIQADADFHVAIAGAAQNVILYEAYQVIRKALTESLTDLISYFPQIVKTSSKQHQAIYDAIEAQDEDKAEELIKEHLAFLIEQYRKQVLGNLK